The Halobacterium hubeiense genome contains the following window.
ACGGCGCCGAACGAACACGACGACGACGCGGCGCCGAACAGCGTCCCGAGCCCGAGTTCGCGGAGGCCGGACCCGCCGAGCACCCGGGACATCCGCTGTTCGCTGACGAACGTCTCGACGGCGCCCGCGATAGTGAACCCGAGCACGAGCGCCCACCACGTCTCCCAGAACATCTCGGCGCCGAACCTGACGCCCGCCGCGAGCGTGTCGACGACGCTCATGTGTCAACGAAGGGGCGCTTCGTTTAGTGGCGTTGTGGTTGGATTCGTTCGGCTACTCGGTGGTGGAATCTTGGAACGTAAAGCAGACGCGCCGCTACGAAGTCGAGGAGTGAAGGAAAGTAGTCCATCCTGGATTCGAACCAGGGTCGAAGCCCCCAGAAGGCTTCAGGATTGGCCGCTACCCCAATGGACTGCTCGCACACGGTAGAAGGCGATTGTGGCTTATGAGTGTTGCGAACCCCGACGACGGAGGTGCTGCGAGCGCTCCGGCGACCGCGTCACGCCGACCGCGCGAACGTGCCCAGTTCGACGCCTATTTGCCGTCCGAGGATGCACGTTCGCGTATGTACGTCGGACGGTTCGTCGTCGTCGGTCCGGACGTGGCAGCGTACCGAGTGTCCTCGCGGTCGTTCCCGAACCGCCGGGTAGTCGAGCGCGAGGACGCGCTGACGGTCGCGCCGACGCCGGACGCGCCGGAGACGGACAACCCCTACGTGTCGTACAACTGCTACCGGACGGCGGCGGGCCACGCGGTCGTCGGGAACGGCAGCCACGTCGACCCGATTACGGAGAAGCTCGGGCTGGGCTACCCGGCGCGGGACGCGCTCGCTGAATCGCTGCTCGCGCTCGACTACGAGAAAGACGACTACGACACGCCCCGCATCGCGGGGGTGCTGACGCCCGACGCCGGGGCGTACGTCGGGACGGTGCGGAAGGACGCGCTGCTCGTCGAAGAAGTCGAGGAGCCGACGCTGGTCGCGACCTACGAGAAGGACAGTCCCGAGCCAATCGGCTTCGAGGCCGACACCGCCAGCGAGGCCGCCGGAGAGGCGTACAGCGCGGCGTTCGAGCACGCGGTGTGTTCGGTCGGCGTCGTGCGCGACGGCGACGGGTACGCGACGGCAATCGAGAACGGGCCGGAGAACTAAGGGCGAGCGCGACCGACTCGCTGGTATGAAGGTCGCCGTCGTCTCGGACGTTCACTCGAATCTGGTGGCGCTGGAGGCCGTCCTCGACGACCTGCCGGACGTGGACGCGGTCGTCTGCGCCGGCGACGTGGTCGGCTACAACCCGTGGCCCGCCGAGTGCGTGGACGCGCTCCGCGAGCGGGACGTGCCGACGGTGATGGGAAACCACGACCGGATGGTGGCGACCGACCGGAACTTCGGCGGAAACGGGATGGCGCAAGCCGGAGTCAGGCACGCCAAGCGGGAGCTGAACGACGTGCAACTGGACTGGGTGCAGCGGCTCCCGCGCGAGCGCACGCTGTTCGACGGGCGCGTGAAGGTCGTCCACGACCACCCCGAGGTGCAGGACCGATACACGTATCCGGACGCGTTCGGCCCGCACCTGATCGGCGACGAGGACGCCCTGATTCTCGGGCACACGCACGTCCAGCACCACGAGGTCTACGACGAGGGAATCGTGTTGAACCCGGGGAGCGTCGGTCAGCCGCGGGACCGCGACCCTCGCGCGGCGTACGCGGTGCTGGACGTCGAAACGCCGTCGGTCGAGGAGCGACGCGTCGAGTACGACGTCGACCGCGTCGCGGAGGCGGTGCGGGACGCGGGGCTGCCCGACGGGACCGCCGACCGGCTCGCGGACGGGCGGTAGGCAGCCGTCACTGGGAGGGTGCGTGGGCATTCTCGTCGACGGGCCGCAGTTCCGCGGAGAAGTGCCGGAGTTCCGGCATCGGCGGCTCGGAGACGACCTCGTAGCCCGTGACTTCCTCTCCTTTCTCGCAGACTGCGGCGGCGGTGTCGGCGACGTGTTCGAGGTGGTCGGGGCCGTACGTGCGCCGCGGGACGGCGAGCCGGACGAGGTCGGCGCGGTCGGTGTCGGGGAACGCGAACCGGCCGAGCTCGACGGCGCGCACGCCGCCCTCGCGGTAGAGTTCGCAGACGAGCGCCTGCCCGGGGAACTGCTCGCGGGGGAGGTGCGGGAGCGCCTCGTTGGCGTTCACGTAGACCGCGTGCCCGCCCGCGGGCTGGTAGACGGGGACGCCGCGGTCGGCGAGCGCGTCGCAGAGCGCCTCGACCTGCGCGACGCGCTCGGCGACGTACGGCGGCTCGACGGCCTCGCGGAGGCCGACGGCGAACGCCGCGAGGTCGCGGCCGCTCATCCCGCCGTACGTCGAGAACCCCTCGAAGAGGATGCCGCGCTGGCGGCACCGCTCGTAGAGGTCGTCATCGGACTGCGTCGGATTGCCCGA
Protein-coding sequences here:
- a CDS encoding IMP cyclohydrolase, with the translated sequence MYVGRFVVVGPDVAAYRVSSRSFPNRRVVEREDALTVAPTPDAPETDNPYVSYNCYRTAAGHAVVGNGSHVDPITEKLGLGYPARDALAESLLALDYEKDDYDTPRIAGVLTPDAGAYVGTVRKDALLVEEVEEPTLVATYEKDSPEPIGFEADTASEAAGEAYSAAFEHAVCSVGVVRDGDGYATAIENGPEN
- a CDS encoding metallophosphoesterase family protein: MKVAVVSDVHSNLVALEAVLDDLPDVDAVVCAGDVVGYNPWPAECVDALRERDVPTVMGNHDRMVATDRNFGGNGMAQAGVRHAKRELNDVQLDWVQRLPRERTLFDGRVKVVHDHPEVQDRYTYPDAFGPHLIGDEDALILGHTHVQHHEVYDEGIVLNPGSVGQPRDRDPRAAYAVLDVETPSVEERRVEYDVDRVAEAVRDAGLPDGTADRLADGR